The proteins below come from a single Gehongia tenuis genomic window:
- a CDS encoding dihydroorotate dehydrogenase electron transfer subunit → MKEYRAEILENKRIAQDIYRMVLRDEGFERALPGQFAHLRIPDGRHILRRPISVHAYDHDQRTMSLIYQIKGEGTRILSGMKSGESVDTLMPLGRGFWVPEGTKEIWLMGGGIGAAPLFEAYRTWGDKVKAVFLGFRSLDVAYGVDLYDKAAFYVATEDGSFGAQGYITDMLDRLLEKKRPDLIFSCGPVPMLRSFKRVMEKYPDVACQVSLEERMGCGIGGCLVCSCKIQSGDGWSYKRVCKDGPVFDLKEVDFE, encoded by the coding sequence TTGAAGGAATACCGCGCTGAGATTTTAGAAAACAAGCGGATCGCACAGGACATCTATAGGATGGTTCTGCGGGATGAGGGCTTTGAAAGGGCTCTGCCCGGCCAGTTCGCGCATCTGAGAATTCCCGACGGCCGCCATATTCTGCGGCGGCCCATCAGTGTTCATGCCTACGATCATGATCAGCGGACGATGAGTCTCATCTATCAGATCAAGGGCGAGGGAACCCGGATCTTAAGCGGGATGAAGTCCGGTGAATCTGTGGATACGCTGATGCCTCTGGGCCGGGGTTTCTGGGTACCGGAAGGAACCAAGGAGATCTGGCTCATGGGCGGCGGCATCGGTGCGGCGCCTCTTTTTGAGGCCTATCGCACTTGGGGCGACAAGGTGAAGGCGGTTTTTCTTGGTTTTCGGAGCTTGGATGTGGCCTACGGTGTGGATCTCTATGATAAGGCCGCGTTCTATGTGGCAACCGAGGACGGAAGCTTCGGGGCGCAGGGCTACATCACCGATATGTTGGACCGGCTGCTGGAAAAGAAACGTCCCGACCTCATTTTTTCCTGCGGACCGGTGCCCATGCTGCGGTCCTTCAAGCGGGTGATGGAAAAATATCCCGATGTGGCTTGCCAGGTATCCTTGGAGGAGCGCATGGGCTGCGGCATCGGCGGATGCCTTGTATGCAGCTGTAAAATTCAAAGCGGAGACGGATGGTCCTATAAGCGGGTGTGCAAGGACGGCCCCGTGTTTGACCTCAAGGAGGTGGATTTCGAGTGA
- the pyrF gene encoding orotidine-5'-phosphate decarboxylase: MIDRLIEAIEAKKNPTVLGLDTRIEYFPEKFASGFDLTTFSGAADGIIAYNKALMDALFGTVPAVKIQLAYYEMYGLEGLRAFAETIGYAKKKGFVVMVDGKRNDIGATATAYAAAYLGETPLAGENARAFDADYLTVNPYLGSDGVLPFVEACKAQDKGIFVLVKTSNPSSGQLQDLVVEGESIYQRVGRLVVEWGKELIGKYGYSDVGAVVGATYPEQGAELRRLLPSVFFLVPGYGAQGGGGKELAGCFDGSGRGAIVNASRSLLCAYKKHGGDFDEAAFAEAKRMREDLAEAVALRRERS; encoded by the coding sequence ATGATTGATCGATTGATCGAGGCCATTGAGGCCAAAAAAAATCCCACGGTGCTGGGTTTGGACACACGCATCGAGTATTTCCCCGAGAAGTTTGCTTCCGGATTCGATCTTACCACTTTCTCCGGCGCCGCCGATGGCATCATTGCCTACAACAAGGCGCTGATGGATGCCCTCTTCGGGACGGTACCGGCGGTAAAAATCCAGCTGGCCTATTATGAGATGTATGGGCTTGAGGGACTGAGGGCCTTTGCGGAGACCATAGGCTATGCGAAGAAGAAGGGCTTTGTTGTGATGGTGGACGGCAAGCGCAACGATATCGGTGCGACCGCCACCGCCTATGCGGCCGCCTACCTTGGCGAAACGCCGCTGGCGGGGGAAAACGCCAGGGCCTTCGACGCCGATTATCTCACCGTCAATCCCTATCTGGGTTCGGACGGCGTACTGCCCTTTGTGGAAGCCTGCAAGGCTCAGGACAAAGGTATCTTTGTCCTGGTCAAAACCTCCAATCCGTCCTCCGGCCAGCTCCAGGATCTGGTAGTGGAAGGGGAGAGCATTTACCAGCGGGTAGGCAGGCTGGTGGTCGAATGGGGGAAAGAACTCATCGGCAAATATGGATACAGCGATGTGGGCGCGGTGGTGGGCGCCACCTATCCCGAGCAGGGTGCGGAGCTTCGGAGGCTTCTGCCTTCCGTCTTTTTCCTGGTGCCCGGTTACGGCGCTCAGGGCGGTGGCGGCAAGGAGCTTGCCGGCTGCTTCGACGGCAGCGGCCGGGGCGCCATCGTGAACGCTTCGCGAAGCCTTCTTTGCGCGTACAAGAAGCATGGCGGTGATTTCGACGAGGCGGCTTTTGCGGAAGCGAAGCGCATGCGGGAGGATCTTGCCGAGGCTGTAGCCTTAAGGAGGGAGCGGTCTTGA
- a CDS encoding dihydroorotase, which yields MKILLKNGTLVDPAQGIHGKMSVLIEDGRIAGLGEILPEEGAEVVDVTGKIVMPGLIDMHCHLRDPGYEYKEDIASGTRAAAMGGFTSVVCMGNTKPFADNAAVITYILDKARREGRVRVYPVGTVTVGLKGEELTEMADMLRAGAVAFSDDGRGVASGGQIRLALEYAKDFDALIMEHCEDMKIAADGYVNEGLMSTLLGLQAQNAAAEEAMLARDLILAEHLNARIHLCHVTTKGGVELIRLYKNKGVRVTAETAPHYLAATEDILDGYDTNTKVNPPLRTAEDQAALKAALADGTLDAIATDHAPHHSDEKRVEYALAASGISGFETAFALSYTELVKGGVLTLDRLVEVMSGRPAEILGLEQGTLKPGAPADIAVMDVDAPYAIDVNAFVSKGKNNPFHGRQVYGRTVHTLVNGVFAVRDGKLNEV from the coding sequence TTGAAAATTCTGCTGAAAAACGGAACGTTGGTGGACCCGGCCCAGGGCATTCACGGCAAGATGAGTGTGCTTATTGAGGACGGCCGGATTGCGGGCCTTGGTGAAATTCTTCCCGAGGAAGGCGCTGAAGTGGTGGATGTGACGGGGAAGATCGTCATGCCCGGCCTCATTGACATGCACTGCCACCTGCGGGACCCTGGTTACGAGTACAAGGAGGACATCGCAAGCGGCACCCGGGCGGCAGCCATGGGCGGCTTTACATCGGTGGTCTGCATGGGCAACACCAAGCCTTTTGCCGACAACGCGGCGGTGATCACCTATATTTTGGATAAGGCCCGGCGGGAAGGCAGGGTGCGGGTATATCCTGTAGGCACCGTGACCGTGGGGCTGAAGGGAGAGGAACTCACGGAGATGGCGGATATGCTGAGAGCCGGCGCCGTCGCTTTCTCCGATGACGGCAGGGGTGTGGCCAGCGGCGGTCAGATCCGGCTGGCTCTTGAATATGCCAAGGATTTTGACGCGCTCATCATGGAACACTGCGAAGACATGAAGATCGCGGCGGACGGCTATGTGAATGAGGGGCTCATGTCCACGCTTCTCGGCCTGCAGGCGCAAAATGCCGCGGCGGAGGAGGCCATGCTGGCCCGGGATCTCATCCTGGCCGAACATCTGAATGCGAGAATCCATCTGTGCCATGTGACAACGAAAGGCGGCGTGGAGCTCATTCGTCTCTACAAGAACAAGGGTGTGCGGGTCACGGCGGAGACCGCGCCCCATTATCTTGCCGCCACCGAGGATATCCTGGACGGCTACGATACCAACACCAAGGTCAACCCGCCTCTGCGCACGGCGGAGGACCAGGCGGCGCTGAAGGCAGCGCTGGCTGATGGAACGCTGGATGCCATCGCCACCGATCATGCACCCCATCACAGCGATGAAAAGCGGGTGGAGTATGCCCTGGCGGCTTCCGGCATCAGCGGTTTTGAGACGGCATTTGCGCTGTCCTACACCGAGCTTGTGAAAGGCGGCGTGCTGACGCTGGACCGGCTGGTGGAGGTGATGTCCGGGCGCCCGGCGGAGATTCTGGGACTCGAGCAGGGCACGCTGAAGCCCGGTGCTCCGGCGGATATTGCGGTCATGGACGTGGACGCGCCCTATGCCATCGATGTGAATGCCTTCGTATCCAAAGGCAAGAACAATCCCTTCCATGGACGGCAGGTCTATGGTAGGACGGTGCATACGCTGGTGAACGGTGTCTTTGCGGTGCGGGATGGAAAGCTGAACGAGGTGTGA
- a CDS encoding aspartate carbamoyltransferase catalytic subunit: protein MPLSQKDVLGLRGMPREDMETILNTAELMKYILKQNNKKTPHLQGKSIVTLFYENSTRTRMSFELASKYMSAVAANMAASSSSVQKGESLIDTGVTLDQMGTDVIIIRHPMSGAPHLVARHVRSSIINAGDGMNEHPTQGLLDIFSMKEKLGKVEGLKVAIIGDILHSRVARSDLFGLTTLGAEVHLAGPATMLPAEDFKKLGAVVHRKVEDAMKDADVVMGLRMQKERQQKGLIPSLREYYDVYGITPERMELAKEHAMVMHPGPMNRGVEIASSVADSDDSVIAEQVTNGVAVRMALLYLLTRRKGEEI from the coding sequence ATGCCGCTGAGTCAAAAGGATGTGCTGGGCCTGAGGGGTATGCCCCGGGAGGATATGGAGACGATCCTCAACACGGCCGAACTGATGAAATACATCCTCAAACAAAACAACAAGAAGACGCCCCATCTCCAGGGCAAATCCATTGTGACACTGTTCTATGAGAACAGCACCCGTACCCGGATGTCCTTTGAGCTGGCCTCCAAGTACATGAGCGCGGTCGCCGCCAATATGGCGGCATCCTCCTCCAGCGTGCAGAAGGGCGAATCGCTGATCGATACCGGAGTTACCCTGGATCAGATGGGAACGGATGTCATCATCATCCGGCATCCCATGTCCGGTGCGCCTCACCTGGTGGCGAGGCACGTGCGAAGCTCCATCATCAATGCCGGCGACGGCATGAACGAGCATCCCACCCAGGGCCTTTTGGACATCTTCTCCATGAAAGAGAAGCTGGGCAAGGTCGAAGGACTGAAGGTAGCCATCATCGGTGATATCCTCCACAGCCGGGTGGCGCGAAGCGACCTGTTCGGCCTCACTACCCTGGGAGCGGAGGTTCATCTCGCGGGACCGGCCACCATGCTGCCCGCTGAGGATTTCAAAAAGCTGGGTGCGGTTGTCCATCGAAAGGTGGAGGACGCCATGAAGGATGCCGATGTGGTGATGGGCCTTCGCATGCAGAAGGAGCGCCAGCAAAAGGGACTCATCCCATCCCTCCGCGAGTATTACGATGTGTATGGTATCACGCCGGAGCGAATGGAACTGGCCAAGGAACATGCCATGGTCATGCACCCCGGTCCCATGAACCGCGGTGTGGAAATTGCCTCCTCGGTGGCCGACAGCGATGATTCGGTGATCGCTGAGCAGGTCACCAACGGTGTGGCGGTGCGTATGGCGCTTCTATACTTGCTGACCCGCAGGAAGGGGGAAGAGATTTGA
- a CDS encoding uracil-xanthine permease family protein, with amino-acid sequence MTETQKLDRKGWGRVLLLGVQHVFAMFGATVLVPALTGMNTLVALFCAGVGTLLFHFVTKRKVPVYLGSSFAFIAVIQTVAWHYSGLPGSFDSAQTAAAAYQAALPYATGGVIVAGAVYLVLALLVKLFGVNRVKSFFPPVVTGPMIIVIGLTLAPTAIANIIGDGGAGMGARWIVALAVLLTMIIVSVFCKGFFKLVPILFSIIVGYVVALLFNMVDTTPIREASFLALPPFFLPKFDGFAILTIAPMAIVTFMEHMGDITTNGAVVGKDFMEDPGLHRTLLGDGLATMVAGFLGGPANTTYGENTGVLAVTKNYDPRTLRVAAVFAILMSVFGKLGGFLQSIPAVVMGGVSMILFGMIASVGMRTLAEADLDFAKSRNLIIISLMLVIGLGGAFVNITANVQLSGIALSALVGIVLNKVLPDNI; translated from the coding sequence ATGACCGAGACACAAAAACTCGACCGCAAGGGCTGGGGCCGCGTCCTGCTGCTGGGCGTGCAGCACGTGTTCGCCATGTTTGGCGCCACGGTGCTGGTGCCGGCTCTCACCGGAATGAACACGCTGGTGGCGCTGTTCTGTGCCGGCGTGGGAACGCTGCTGTTCCACTTTGTGACCAAGCGGAAGGTGCCCGTATACCTTGGCTCTTCCTTCGCATTCATCGCCGTGATTCAAACGGTGGCCTGGCACTATTCGGGCCTGCCCGGTTCCTTTGATTCGGCCCAGACGGCGGCGGCGGCCTATCAGGCGGCGCTGCCCTATGCGACCGGCGGCGTCATCGTGGCCGGTGCGGTGTACCTGGTGCTGGCACTTTTGGTCAAACTGTTCGGAGTCAACCGGGTGAAGAGCTTTTTCCCGCCCGTGGTGACCGGTCCCATGATCATTGTTATCGGCCTCACCCTGGCGCCCACGGCCATCGCCAACATCATCGGCGACGGCGGAGCCGGGATGGGAGCCCGCTGGATCGTGGCCCTCGCCGTGCTCCTGACCATGATCATCGTCTCGGTCTTCTGTAAGGGATTCTTTAAGCTGGTGCCCATTCTGTTCTCCATCATTGTGGGTTACGTTGTGGCGCTGCTGTTCAATATGGTGGACACGACGCCCATTCGGGAGGCGAGCTTTCTGGCCCTGCCACCCTTCTTCCTGCCCAAGTTTGATGGGTTTGCCATTCTTACCATTGCGCCCATGGCCATTGTGACCTTCATGGAGCACATGGGGGACATCACCACCAACGGCGCTGTGGTGGGCAAGGACTTCATGGAGGATCCCGGCCTGCACCGCACCCTTCTTGGGGACGGCCTGGCCACCATGGTGGCTGGTTTCCTGGGCGGCCCTGCCAACACCACTTATGGAGAGAACACCGGTGTTCTCGCGGTGACCAAGAACTACGATCCGAGAACCCTTCGGGTGGCCGCGGTATTCGCCATCCTGATGAGCGTGTTTGGCAAGCTGGGCGGCTTCCTGCAGTCCATTCCCGCAGTGGTCATGGGCGGCGTTTCCATGATCCTGTTCGGCATGATCGCTTCGGTAGGTATGCGGACCCTGGCGGAGGCGGATCTCGACTTTGCCAAGTCCCGGAACCTCATCATCATCTCACTCATGCTGGTCATCGGTCTGGGCGGGGCCTTTGTCAACATCACCGCCAACGTGCAGCTTTCGGGCATCGCCCTTTCCGCTTTGGTGGGTATTGTCCTTAACAAAGTGCTGCCGGACAACATTTAG
- the pyrR gene encoding bifunctional pyr operon transcriptional regulator/uracil phosphoribosyltransferase PyrR gives MRQKAEIMDREAMGRAITRIAHEIIEHNQGTDGVALIGIQRRGVPLAKRINDRIEQVEGKRLPLGILDITLYRDDLSTLSEHPVINGTDIAFSITGMNLVMVDDVLFTGRTARAAMDALIDMGRPKSIQFAVLVDRGHRELPIRADYVGKNVPTSSNEVIAVEVDEIDGREQVLIGEITR, from the coding sequence ATGCGGCAAAAGGCGGAGATCATGGATCGTGAGGCCATGGGACGGGCCATCACGCGAATCGCCCATGAGATCATCGAACACAACCAGGGCACCGACGGTGTGGCCCTTATCGGCATTCAGCGGCGGGGCGTGCCGCTGGCTAAAAGAATCAACGACAGGATCGAACAGGTGGAGGGCAAAAGGCTTCCGCTGGGTATCCTGGACATCACCCTTTACCGCGACGATCTGTCCACCTTATCGGAGCATCCCGTAATCAATGGAACGGATATTGCCTTTTCCATTACTGGGATGAATCTGGTCATGGTGGACGATGTTTTATTTACCGGAAGAACAGCCCGGGCCGCGATGGATGCGCTCATCGATATGGGAAGGCCCAAAAGCATTCAGTTTGCTGTGCTGGTGGATCGGGGACATCGGGAACTGCCCATCCGGGCGGACTATGTGGGCAAGAACGTGCCCACCTCCAGCAATGAGGTCATCGCCGTGGAAGTGGATGAAATTGATGGCCGGGAGCAGGTTCTCATCGGGGAGATTACCCGTTAA
- a CDS encoding RluA family pseudouridine synthase, which translates to MIHDRSDADVHRFFVEKEYEGVRLDVYLTERVDGLSRSYLKRLLEDGQALLNGRTAKAGAKLKTGDAVELSVPEAVELSLEPEDIPLDIVYEDEDLAVINKPCGMVVHPAAGNLTGTLVNALLHHMDHLSGINGVIRPGIVHRLDKETSGLLVVAKNDRAHRFLAEQLKGHTLGRTYLAVVYGNFREDGGTVNEPIGRHPVHRKRMAVVEGGKQAVTHYRVLERYQTAALIECRLETGRTHQIRVHMAKLGHPVVGDELYGPAKGSLGIAEGQALHAWRIRFVHPRTDETMELEAAPPEAFQELVEKLRKKSGYPV; encoded by the coding sequence TTGATTCATGATAGGAGCGATGCCGACGTGCATCGCTTTTTTGTGGAAAAAGAATATGAAGGCGTGCGGCTGGACGTCTATTTGACGGAGCGGGTGGATGGGCTTTCCCGCTCCTATTTGAAGCGGCTTTTGGAGGACGGTCAGGCTCTTTTAAACGGCAGAACGGCCAAGGCAGGCGCCAAACTGAAGACCGGTGACGCAGTGGAGCTTTCCGTGCCGGAGGCGGTGGAACTTTCCTTGGAGCCGGAGGACATCCCCCTTGATATTGTCTATGAAGACGAGGATTTGGCGGTGATCAACAAGCCCTGCGGCATGGTGGTCCATCCGGCCGCGGGTAACCTCACGGGCACGCTGGTGAACGCCCTTCTCCATCATATGGATCATCTGTCCGGTATCAACGGCGTGATCCGTCCGGGCATTGTCCACCGGCTGGACAAGGAGACATCCGGGCTTCTCGTGGTGGCCAAGAATGACCGTGCCCACCGCTTTTTGGCGGAGCAGCTGAAGGGTCACACCTTGGGCCGCACCTACCTGGCAGTGGTTTACGGCAATTTCAGGGAGGACGGCGGGACGGTGAACGAACCCATCGGTCGTCATCCCGTTCATCGAAAGAGGATGGCTGTGGTGGAAGGCGGCAAACAGGCGGTGACCCATTACCGTGTTCTGGAGCGCTATCAGACAGCTGCCCTGATCGAGTGCAGGCTTGAGACCGGACGCACCCATCAGATCCGGGTGCATATGGCGAAGCTTGGCCATCCCGTGGTGGGGGATGAGCTCTATGGACCGGCAAAGGGTTCTCTCGGCATTGCGGAAGGTCAGGCTCTTCACGCCTGGCGGATTCGTTTTGTTCATCCAAGGACGGACGAGACGATGGAACTGGAGGCCGCCCCGCCCGAGGCCTTTCAGGAACTGGTGGAAAAACTCCGCAAAAAAAGCGGGTATCCTGTCTGA
- the lspA gene encoding signal peptidase II, with protein sequence MSFLLIAALIVGLDQLTKYLAVQYLMPLPFGDLPLWKNVFHLTYTENYGAAFGLMEGARPFFLAITIIFVAVIIVYYFKNRKRTTRLFMLSLSFLVGGALGNFIDRLFQGYVVDFFYFKAINFAIFNVADMFVVIGGILLCACIIFGWDAKKPLPKDKPEEQEAAAGENGTGAESKAGEAPPVGGEEKIDS encoded by the coding sequence TTGTCTTTTTTATTGATAGCAGCCCTGATTGTGGGGCTGGACCAGCTGACCAAATATCTGGCGGTTCAATATTTAATGCCCCTGCCCTTCGGGGACCTGCCCCTGTGGAAGAATGTGTTTCATCTCACGTACACGGAAAACTACGGTGCGGCTTTTGGTCTGATGGAGGGTGCGCGCCCGTTTTTTCTTGCGATCACGATAATTTTTGTGGCGGTCATCATCGTCTATTATTTTAAAAACCGCAAGCGGACCACCAGGCTGTTCATGCTTTCGCTCTCCTTTTTGGTGGGCGGCGCGCTGGGCAACTTTATCGACAGGTTGTTCCAGGGCTATGTGGTGGACTTCTTCTATTTTAAGGCCATCAATTTTGCGATCTTCAATGTGGCGGATATGTTTGTGGTCATCGGCGGTATTCTTTTATGCGCATGCATCATTTTTGGATGGGACGCCAAAAAGCCTCTGCCAAAGGACAAGCCTGAGGAGCAGGAAGCCGCGGCGGGGGAGAATGGGACCGGAGCCGAATCCAAAGCTGGGGAAGCGCCGCCGGTCGGTGGGGAGGAGAAGATTGATTCATGA
- a CDS encoding DUF5665 domain-containing protein: MGVLTLSTKRLDRKKQREEKKRAWMREEMHRLAASLEHEKVDEYLTYLTDPKRMLWKNFIGGVARGLGMAVGFSLLGALLIYVLQKVGWEKIPFIGDMINDIMNIIENKL; this comes from the coding sequence ATGGGAGTTTTGACTTTGAGCACGAAGCGGTTGGATCGAAAAAAACAAAGGGAAGAGAAGAAACGCGCCTGGATGCGGGAGGAGATGCACCGTCTGGCAGCCTCTTTGGAGCATGAGAAGGTGGATGAATATTTGACGTACCTTACCGATCCCAAACGAATGCTCTGGAAAAATTTTATTGGCGGCGTGGCTCGGGGGCTGGGAATGGCTGTGGGTTTTTCCCTGCTGGGCGCCCTGCTCATCTATGTGCTCCAGAAAGTGGGCTGGGAAAAGATCCCTTTTATCGGCGATATGATCAACGATATCATGAATATCATTGAAAACAAGCTGTAA
- a CDS encoding DivIVA domain-containing protein has protein sequence MSMALTPMDIHNKDFSRSFRGYQEEEVDRFLDEVVATFEQLYRDNSDMKDRITSMMEQMEYFKAMEATLKETLVTAQRAADELVEKAHGKAASILEEAETEARHIVEEAKSQHQRMMEEANGELEAMESRQRSLEEKLYRYHLSMKDMLELQLETLKQSQKRMEQMNEFPVPKEEEVDTGAFVSEPGQPVHLEVPEEE, from the coding sequence ATGAGTATGGCGTTGACGCCCATGGATATCCACAACAAGGACTTTTCCCGGAGCTTTCGGGGCTATCAGGAAGAGGAGGTGGACCGCTTCTTGGATGAAGTGGTGGCCACCTTCGAACAGCTTTACCGGGATAATTCCGATATGAAGGACCGCATTACGTCGATGATGGAGCAGATGGAATACTTCAAGGCCATGGAGGCGACCCTGAAGGAAACGCTGGTCACTGCGCAGCGGGCCGCCGATGAATTGGTGGAAAAGGCGCACGGCAAGGCGGCGAGCATCCTGGAGGAGGCAGAAACGGAAGCAAGGCACATCGTGGAGGAGGCCAAAAGCCAGCATCAGCGGATGATGGAGGAGGCCAATGGGGAGCTGGAAGCCATGGAAAGCCGCCAGCGTTCCCTGGAGGAGAAGCTCTACCGATACCATCTGAGCATGAAGGATATGCTGGAACTTCAGCTTGAGACGCTGAAGCAGAGCCAAAAGCGGATGGAGCAGATGAATGAATTTCCCGTTCCAAAGGAGGAAGAAGTGGACACCGGAGCTTTCGTCAGCGAGCCAGGACAGCCGGTCCATCTGGAAGTGCCTGAAGAGGAATAA
- a CDS encoding YlmH/Sll1252 family protein, with amino-acid sequence MPWAERKIMVLTRQGETDASDYLAALEISWNSRFGSAGHRDILGSLMGLGIVRESLGDIAVEKERAVVFMLPDMAKYVEGQLDRVGRTSVRVRALSLDGLNLEEPALDQQVITAASLRLDALLSAALKSSRSKIAAMIASGQIKVNHEPVYRSDIRLTEDDLLSIRGWGRIRIHEVCGETKKDRMRVVIDRYRKRE; translated from the coding sequence GTGCCTTGGGCGGAACGGAAGATCATGGTGCTGACCCGCCAGGGCGAGACCGATGCGTCCGATTACCTTGCGGCCCTGGAGATCTCTTGGAACAGCCGTTTTGGCAGCGCCGGGCATCGGGATATTCTGGGCTCGCTCATGGGCCTTGGCATCGTACGGGAGAGCCTTGGGGATATCGCGGTGGAGAAGGAGCGGGCGGTGGTGTTTATGCTTCCCGACATGGCAAAGTATGTGGAAGGCCAGCTGGACCGGGTGGGCCGGACCTCGGTGAGGGTTCGGGCATTATCCCTTGACGGGCTCAATTTGGAGGAGCCTGCGCTGGACCAGCAGGTTATCACAGCGGCATCCCTCAGGCTGGATGCTCTTTTGAGTGCTGCGCTCAAATCGTCCCGCAGCAAGATTGCAGCCATGATTGCATCGGGACAGATCAAGGTCAATCATGAACCGGTTTATCGAAGCGACATCCGCCTTACGGAGGATGACCTTCTGTCCATCCGGGGCTGGGGCCGCATCCGCATCCATGAGGTTTGCGGCGAGACGAAAAAGGACCGTATGCGCGTGGTTATTGACCGATATCGGAAAAGGGAGTGA
- a CDS encoding YggT family protein, with protein MEILRYVTVGVNWFIQIVTWAIVLEALLSWFLPPYNKVREFLARFTAPFVNPFRKLMSRFTGGMPIDFSPMLAIIALQAVGYFFQMIMIRLIY; from the coding sequence TTGGAAATCCTGCGTTACGTCACCGTAGGCGTCAACTGGTTCATCCAGATCGTGACCTGGGCGATTGTGCTTGAAGCGCTGCTGTCCTGGTTCCTGCCGCCTTACAATAAAGTGCGGGAATTTTTAGCCAGATTCACCGCTCCTTTTGTGAACCCTTTCCGCAAATTGATGTCTCGATTTACGGGAGGCATGCCCATCGATTTTTCGCCCATGCTGGCGATCATCGCTCTGCAGGCGGTGGGCTATTTCTTCCAGATGATCATGATTCGGCTGATCTATTGA
- a CDS encoding cell division protein SepF: MANALNKFMAAIGLQAEMDDEYGMDEGMEIESVQEEAPKAKRENRKGKIVNMPTNGADRPQVMVYKPMDYEEIRLIIDHLKEQKMVFVILEHLQTDVALRMLDFMSGAVHALNGNFKRLSDGIYILTPAQVVISTNMPEELKSHRSFGRRE; the protein is encoded by the coding sequence ATGGCAAACGCGTTGAACAAATTCATGGCAGCGATCGGACTCCAGGCGGAAATGGATGACGAGTACGGCATGGACGAAGGCATGGAGATCGAATCCGTCCAGGAAGAGGCTCCCAAGGCAAAACGGGAGAACCGCAAGGGCAAGATTGTCAACATGCCGACGAACGGCGCCGATCGTCCTCAGGTGATGGTCTATAAGCCTATGGACTACGAGGAAATCCGCCTCATCATCGATCATCTGAAGGAGCAAAAGATGGTCTTCGTGATTTTGGAGCACCTTCAAACCGACGTGGCCCTGCGCATGCTGGACTTCATGAGCGGTGCGGTCCATGCGCTGAATGGCAATTTCAAGCGTCTGTCCGACGGTATCTATATCCTCACCCCTGCTCAGGTCGTGATTTCCACCAACATGCCCGAGGAGCTTAAGTCCCATCGCAGCTTTGGAAGGCGGGAATAA
- a CDS encoding YggS family pyridoxal phosphate-dependent enzyme: protein MDDKLLEIQGRIQKAAEAAGRAPEDIQLIGVSKTVDAERINAMIDRGLARIGENRVQELLSKLPELHPVEVHLIGQLQSNKVHQIVDKVALIHSLDRLSLMEEIQRQAAKRDIVMPVLIEINIGREQTKGGLMEEDLPAFLDRVVDCPNLEVRGLMCIAPPVADPEAARPYFTRMRELAEGIRGQHDSRIQMAHLSMGMSHDFEAAIREGATMVRVGRALFGARA from the coding sequence ATGGATGACAAACTTTTAGAGATCCAAGGGCGCATTCAAAAAGCTGCAGAAGCGGCCGGGCGCGCACCTGAAGATATTCAGCTGATCGGCGTGAGCAAGACGGTGGATGCGGAAAGAATCAACGCTATGATCGACCGGGGCCTTGCAAGGATTGGCGAGAACCGAGTGCAGGAGCTTCTGAGCAAGCTGCCGGAGCTCCATCCGGTGGAGGTACATCTGATCGGGCAGCTGCAGAGCAATAAAGTTCACCAGATCGTGGATAAGGTGGCGCTTATTCATTCGCTGGACAGGCTTTCTTTGATGGAAGAGATTCAGCGTCAGGCCGCAAAGCGGGATATCGTGATGCCGGTTTTGATCGAGATCAATATCGGCAGAGAGCAAACCAAGGGCGGCTTAATGGAGGAGGACCTCCCGGCTTTTTTGGACCGGGTGGTGGATTGTCCCAATCTTGAGGTGCGGGGCCTGATGTGCATCGCACCGCCGGTAGCGGATCCGGAAGCGGCGAGACCCTATTTTACCAGAATGCGGGAACTGGCTGAGGGGATCCGCGGCCAGCACGATTCCAGAATTCAAATGGCGCACCTATCCATGGGGATGTCCCACGATTTTGAGGCGGCGATCCGGGAAGGTGCAACCATGGTGCGGGTGGGCAGAGCGCTTTTTGGCGCCAGAGCCTGA